ataaaatacataaattttttaaattctcgatATTAGTTGATAGAAGTTATGTATGATATGTGTTTTGAATAGGCCTCGTGGCCTCCACGCAGTTGATCGAGCGGCTGCTTCCTCAGGATTGGGCATGGTCGAGAAAGAAAGGGATTCACTTCTCTgcgttgaatatttattataaagtcaCTCGGGCGGTACAATAAAAGCGCGGTCTATCGCTCAACTTAACGGCACGTGCGATTCGTACGACGATCACGATGATTCTCTGCGGTAGTGGTGGCGGCAGTGGTGGGAGACGCCGCTGCTGCGAGCACGGCCGTAACTAGGCGGAATACTACGAGAGCGCCCGCGAATAGCAGGCACGACAACGCGGGGTAATCGTGGATCGGTAAAGCAGGAGCGGACCCGGTTACACATCATACATCGCCGCCCCCCTTGAAAGGACGTACTTTCAAAACAAAAGAACAAAACGTGAAAAATAGTCTTTTACATCAGAATGGTTACATGACACTCCTTCGAATTGGAGTCGCATAGTACAAAAATTAGTATAACTAAGTTTGGAATCTAAGATGACTAGgtcaaacataaaataaaatagcattcGCACTTATGATTAAATAGACGTTTGTGATATAGGAGTGGCAACCAAAGGGCTTCGCAAAAATCTTAACGCTAATTATGACTGAACGCGAAGTTTGACGTCCACGCGAGACGAGTATACTTAAGTGTCTATGGGTAACACCGCGAGCTTAGAGAGAGGTCTTGTGAAGTCACCTTTCGCTGTTCGGACGGTGGCAACCCTCGTGACGCCGTCGGCTCCGGTGTGAACATTCTAAACTCGCCCCAACAGTCACTGCAAAGGAGCTAGGCCTTGCTGTTTTATGAGCACTAATTGCTCGGGCTTTAACTGTACGCCCTTCTATTTGGTTCGTTCTTGCAAAGAATTAAGGTACTCAGCGCTCTATCTACGCCAAAAATGTTGTCTTATTTGTTCTACTCTTTGCCAGCGCGTAAGCCGATTTTCGTTAATGTCTTGTAAGTCGTGGCAAGGGAAACTATTCAAGGTTGTACCGACAAGGAAATGACCGGGACTGAGATACGCGAAATCATTTGGATCGGCGCTCAGTTGCGTGAGTGGTCACGAGTTCAGGTTTGCTTCCACCTCGCAGTGTACCGTCTGCATTTCTTCGAATGTTAAATGCGCTTGGCCTATAATTCGAGCCATGTGATACTTGGCCGGCTTTACTGCGGCTTCCCATAGACCGCCGAAGTGCGGCGCGTTAGGCGGGATAAAGGACCAAGAAGTTTCCTGCTCGCGAACAAACTGGTTTATATCGTCTCGAACCTGACTATCGTTAATTAAGTCGTAGAACTCTTTGATCTGCTTATGCGCCCCTACAAACGTGGTCCCATTGTCGGAATATATGCAAGCGGGTTTGCCTCTTCGGAACATGAAACGCCGGAGTGCGCTAAGGAAGCTTTCCGATGTGAGATCGCTTACTAATTCGATATGTACGGCTTTCGTGGAGAAACACACAAAGATAGCGATGTACGCCTTGTGAAAGCGGGCATTATGTCGCTTGCCCTCCTTTACCATGATGGGTCCGGCATAGTCGACACCACAATGCGAGAATGGCCTTGAAACGGTAACGCGAGTAGAAGGTAACGAGCCCATTATGGCTTCTGACTGGCTCGGTTTAGCTCTGAAGCGTGTTACGCAGTTTCGGATAATTTTTCGCGCGGTTGAGCGCAGCGACAAAGGCCAGAATCTCTGCCTGACTGCGGCCATAATTGCCTGAGTCCCGGCATGCATGTTACGCACGTGTTCTCGTCTTATCGTACGTTTTGTAAGCTCGTGATCGCGAGGTAGTAATATGGGGTGGCACGCGTCGAATTTTAACTCAGAATTCTTTAATCTATCCCCCACCCGGATTAGCCCGGTTTCGTCTATGAAGGGAGACAGGGAAAGTATCTTGCTGGACGCGCTAACCGAGTTCCCTTTGGTCAACGCTCTGTACTCGTCGGGAAATGAGCTTCTTTGCACTGCTTTGCACACGACGCCCAACGCGTGCGACATCTCGTTGTGAGAAACGGATTCGGTGGCCGGAGTCGGCCGATGCGCCTTGTTGAACCTGAGACAATACGCTATGATGCGGCATATCTTGCCCAAGTTTGAATGCTTTTTGATTAATCCGTCGACGATCGAAGGACTGATGATGACGACGGCTGCCGCTGCTTCTCGTGTTTCGGGAAGATCATCTCCTAGGCGAGTGATGTCCTTACTTGGCCAGCGGTCTTCGTATTGCAGAAAGGTAGGTCCATGCCACCATAAACTTGCTTCCACGAGTTCGTGCGGATGTATTCCGCGTGATAGTATGTCGGCGGGATTGTCTGTGGACGGAACGTGCCTCCAATCTTCTATCTTGGTTAAACGTTGTATCTTACTAACTCGGTTGGCAACGAATACCTCCCACCTCCGGGAAAGCGAAGTTATCCAGTATAGTGTGATGGTAGCGTCAGACCAGAAAAACTTCTTGAA
The Temnothorax longispinosus isolate EJ_2023e chromosome 7, Tlon_JGU_v1, whole genome shotgun sequence DNA segment above includes these coding regions:
- the LOC139816963 gene encoding uncharacterized protein encodes the protein MGAVWMRFYEQVPHVKQTTYSVPIYYLAKIGQSRDIAMKRLLAMERRFKRDPNLQEHYVRFMQEYVALGHMKLVDEQPDDDPPAVYLPHHSVVKMAGQSLKIRVVFDASCKTTTGVSLNDALRVGPVVQPELISLLIRFRFFLYVCVADIIKMYRQILVDPSQTHLQRILWRSKPNHNVKAYESLVFTYGTAAAAYLATECLNNLAEKNASRFPVRSIHLKEGCYVDDVATGADTKKDLEIVRHQVVEILRLGAFELNKWASNCPELLKDVKNQNHEPVEICSDANSRILGMQWDHIRDAFQVSHDTRESHSTVSKRTILSGVARLFDPLGRLGPVIVVAKLILQDLWKLKEQLSVLKQVRVPRCVKLATDPQLIQIHGFCDVSQKAYGACIYLRTKLGTSYRTELLCSKSRVAPLKAISLARLELQAAPLLAELMDKVSTSIDITQFKKFFWSDATITLYWITSLSRRWEVFVANRVSKIQRLTKIEDWRHVPSTDNPADILSRGIHPHELVEASLWWHGPTFLQYEDRWPSKDITRLGDDLPETREAAAAVVIISPSIVDGLIKKHSNLGKICRIIAYCLRFNKAHRPTPATESVSHNEMSHALGVVCKAVQRSSFPDEYRALTKGNSVSASSKILSLSPFIDETGLIRVGDRLKNSELKFDACHPILLPRDHELTKRTIRREHVRNMHAGTQAIMAAVRQRFWPLSLRSTARKIIRNCVTRFRAKPSQSEAIMGSLPSTRVTVSRPFSHCGVDYAGPIMVKEGKRHNARFHKAYIAIFVCFSTKAVHIELVSDLTSESFLSALRRFMFRRGKPACIYSDNGTTFVGAHKQIKEFYDLINDSQVRDDINQFVREQETSWSFIPPNAPHFGGLWEAAVKPAKYHMARIIGQAHLTFEEMQTVHCEVEANLNS